One part of the Mycobacteriales bacterium genome encodes these proteins:
- a CDS encoding SsgA family sporulation/cell division regulator encodes MLDSSRTVTTPLTLVVSASTGDARLDAELRYDAGDPLAVSLAIGTQCDEPVVWVFARDLLASGMAGPIGEGDITIEPAGRDVRITLATDCLATMLAPRNRVLEFLVETFTRVPSGAEFDGIDIDAEIAALLT; translated from the coding sequence ATGCTCGACTCCTCGCGCACGGTCACGACGCCGCTGACGCTGGTCGTCAGCGCGAGTACCGGGGACGCCAGGCTCGACGCCGAGCTGCGCTACGACGCCGGCGACCCGCTCGCGGTGTCGCTCGCGATCGGCACCCAGTGCGACGAGCCGGTGGTCTGGGTGTTCGCCCGTGACCTGCTCGCCAGCGGCATGGCCGGTCCGATCGGTGAGGGTGACATCACCATCGAGCCCGCCGGCCGGGACGTGCGGATCACCCTTGCCACCGACTGCCTCGCCACGATGCTCGCGCCGCGCAACCGGGTCCTCGAGTTCCTCGTCGAGACCTTCACCCGGGTGCCGTCGGGCGCGGAGTTCGACGGGATCGACATCGACGCCGAGATCGCCGCGCTGCTCACCTAG
- a CDS encoding Rrf2 family transcriptional regulator encodes MRISAKSDYAVRAMAELAAAGTGGSVKAEQIALAQDIPLNFLLGILRELRNSHLVRSQRGREGGYVLSRSPAEITLADVIRAVDGPLANVRDLSLTELSYPGAAESLRDVWMAVRGSLREVLENVTVADLAAGKLPKSVKQLAERHQAERI; translated from the coding sequence GTGCGGATCTCGGCAAAGTCGGACTACGCCGTACGCGCCATGGCGGAGCTGGCAGCCGCGGGCACCGGCGGCTCGGTCAAGGCCGAGCAGATCGCGCTGGCCCAGGACATCCCGCTGAACTTCCTGCTCGGCATCCTGCGCGAGCTGCGCAACTCGCATCTGGTGCGCAGCCAGCGCGGCCGCGAGGGCGGCTACGTGCTGTCACGCTCGCCCGCCGAGATCACGCTCGCCGACGTGATCCGCGCGGTCGACGGCCCGCTGGCCAACGTCCGCGACCTCAGCCTCACCGAGCTCAGCTACCCGGGTGCCGCCGAGTCGCTGCGGGACGTCTGGATGGCGGTGCGGGGCAGCCTCCGCGAGGTCCTCGAGAACGTGACGGTCGCCGACCTCGCCGCGGGCAAGCTGCCCAAGTCCGTCAAACAGCTCGCGGAACGCCACCAGGCGGAGCGGATCTAG
- a CDS encoding DUF3618 domain-containing protein — protein sequence MTPTRKPDVIVREIEQTRAELAETIDAITERLNPKRVVERRGPALAATAGAAVVVAGVVAVRRRH from the coding sequence ATGACGCCGACCCGCAAGCCCGACGTGATCGTCCGCGAGATCGAGCAGACCCGCGCCGAGCTCGCCGAGACCATCGACGCCATCACCGAGCGGCTCAACCCGAAACGAGTGGTGGAGCGCCGTGGGCCGGCCTTGGCGGCGACGGCCGGTGCCGCGGTGGTGGTGGCGGGTGTCGTCGCGGTACGCCGCCGGCACTGA
- the bcp gene encoding thioredoxin-dependent thiol peroxidase: MPEQPTKLSSGDTAPAFTLLDDTETKHRLADYKGRNLVIYFYPAALTPGCTKQACDFRDNLKLLDDSDYAVVGISPDKPAKLAKFREVHDLTFPLLSDPDKSVLAAYGAWGEKTMYGKKVTGVIRSTFVVDPKGKIAHAFYNVKATGHVAKLLRDLEVG, encoded by the coding sequence ATGCCCGAGCAACCGACGAAGCTGTCCTCCGGAGACACCGCGCCCGCCTTCACCCTGCTCGATGACACCGAGACCAAGCACCGCCTCGCGGACTACAAGGGCCGCAACCTGGTCATCTACTTCTACCCCGCCGCGCTCACCCCCGGCTGCACCAAGCAGGCGTGCGACTTCCGGGACAACCTGAAGCTGCTCGACGACAGTGACTACGCCGTTGTCGGGATCTCGCCCGACAAGCCCGCGAAGCTCGCGAAGTTCCGCGAGGTCCACGACCTGACGTTCCCGCTGCTGTCCGACCCCGACAAGTCGGTGCTCGCGGCGTACGGCGCGTGGGGCGAGAAGACCATGTACGGCAAAAAGGTGACCGGCGTCATCCGGTCGACCTTCGTCGTGGACCCCAAAGGCAAGATCGCGCACGCGTTCTACAACGTGAAGGCCACCGGCCACGTCGCGAAGCTGCTGCGCGACCTCGAGGTGGGCTAG
- a CDS encoding NAD(P)/FAD-dependent oxidoreductase, which translates to MSPGAVPDVDVAVVGGGPAGLAAAAEAARGGLHTVVFERAHAIGEPVRTSGGSFVKPLRALGVPKRCYHPVHRIRVIGPTTSATKSYRRAVGCVIDVRGTYQWLAQQAIEAGAEIRLKAHVEGMAAQRRALSVRDPFRGRYELAARVVVDASGHTGFLAREAGLRPANDRSAVGMELELHAPGYDQDEVVFWLGDDVAPGGYGWAFPCGEGRVRLGVGVVRPESDAEPRALLERLRTHFAPLAGASTGATSSPIEMHSGLMPVLAPDAATLVGDGLVVTGDAAGQGSTLLGEGIRYAIIAGRSAGKAIVAAGGDYSARGMASYPKQWRRQMGRNLKVSYAINERICRFGDADWDRVIRRMDALTPGQAAAVFASEFSARWAASVLWTDPSLVRSVARNLRSGAGR; encoded by the coding sequence GTGAGCCCAGGAGCCGTTCCCGACGTCGACGTGGCGGTCGTCGGTGGCGGCCCGGCCGGCCTTGCCGCGGCCGCTGAGGCGGCGCGCGGCGGGCTGCACACGGTGGTGTTCGAGCGCGCTCACGCGATCGGTGAGCCGGTGCGGACCAGCGGTGGGAGCTTCGTCAAGCCGTTGCGGGCGCTCGGCGTTCCGAAGCGGTGCTACCACCCGGTCCACCGCATCCGGGTGATCGGACCGACGACGTCGGCGACGAAGTCCTATCGACGGGCGGTCGGCTGCGTCATCGACGTGCGCGGCACCTACCAGTGGCTCGCCCAGCAGGCCATCGAGGCCGGCGCCGAGATCCGGCTGAAGGCCCACGTCGAGGGCATGGCGGCGCAGCGCCGCGCCCTCTCGGTGCGTGATCCCTTCCGCGGCAGGTACGAGCTCGCGGCTCGGGTCGTGGTCGACGCGAGCGGACACACCGGCTTCCTCGCTCGCGAGGCGGGCCTGCGGCCGGCGAACGACCGCAGCGCCGTCGGGATGGAGTTGGAGCTCCACGCCCCGGGCTACGACCAGGACGAGGTCGTCTTCTGGCTCGGTGACGACGTCGCGCCCGGCGGCTACGGATGGGCGTTCCCCTGCGGCGAGGGCCGGGTGCGACTCGGTGTCGGCGTGGTGCGGCCCGAAAGCGATGCCGAGCCGCGCGCGCTGCTGGAGCGGCTACGGACGCACTTCGCGCCGCTGGCCGGCGCCTCGACGGGCGCGACGTCGAGCCCGATCGAGATGCACAGCGGCCTCATGCCGGTGCTCGCGCCGGATGCGGCGACGCTGGTCGGCGACGGCCTCGTCGTGACCGGTGACGCTGCGGGGCAAGGGTCCACGCTGCTCGGCGAGGGCATCCGGTACGCGATCATTGCCGGGCGCTCCGCGGGCAAGGCGATCGTCGCGGCCGGCGGGGACTACTCGGCCCGCGGGATGGCGTCCTACCCGAAGCAGTGGCGCCGGCAGATGGGCCGCAACCTGAAGGTGTCCTACGCGATCAACGAGCGGATCTGCCGCTTCGGCGACGCGGACTGGGACCGGGTGATCCGGCGGATGGACGCGCTGACGCCGGGGCAGGCCGCTGCGGTGTTCGCCAGCGAGTTCAGCGCGCGGTGGGCCGCCTCGGTGCTGTGGACCGATCCGTCGCTCGTCCGCTCTGTGGCGCGCAACCTCAGAAGCGGCGCAGGGCGCTAG